One Chryseobacterium wanjuense genomic region harbors:
- a CDS encoding Dps family protein yields the protein MKTNIGITEKNTEAVAEQLAKLLADETVLYIKTRNAHWNVNGENFHANHIFFEEQYKQLDELIDSVAERMRKIGHYAPATMKIYLELTHLTEYSERTNDGPGFMKDLLKDHESIIDFLRGNITPFAEKYKDYGTSDFITGVMETHEEMAWMIRSYFR from the coding sequence ATGAAAACAAACATCGGAATTACAGAAAAAAACACTGAAGCAGTAGCAGAACAATTGGCCAAATTATTAGCTGATGAAACTGTACTTTACATCAAAACAAGAAATGCACATTGGAATGTAAATGGCGAAAATTTTCACGCCAATCATATTTTCTTTGAAGAACAGTATAAACAATTGGATGAATTGATCGACAGCGTTGCAGAACGTATGCGTAAAATTGGTCATTACGCACCGGCTACAATGAAAATTTATCTTGAATTAACCCACCTTACCGAATACAGCGAAAGAACCAACGACGGGCCCGGCTTTATGAAAGATCTCTTAAAAGACCACGAAAGCATTATCGATTTTCTGAGAGGAAACATCACGCCTTTTGCTGAAAAATACAAAGATTACGGGACAAGTGATTTCATTACAGGTGTGATGGAAACCCACGAGGAAATGGCCTGGATGATCCGTTCGTATTTCAGATAA
- a CDS encoding LytR/AlgR family response regulator transcription factor — MKALIVDDNEIARTTLAHLAKQIPNLTIVNEYSNAIEAYNHLQTNHVDLIFLDIEMPEMTGIELTKNLSGKDVIIIFTSSNKEYALEAFELNIADYILKPVMPARFLQAVSKAQSIFESKKEDVEVTKDEFLFVRDSNITRRLKLDDIFYAEAMGDYVKFYTREKMFAIHGKMKTAEERLPKDAFIRVHRSYIVSVGKIDTLQDGGIMINGKFIPVADAYRKALNARMNVF; from the coding sequence ATGAAAGCTTTAATTGTCGATGACAATGAGATTGCAAGAACCACTTTGGCGCATCTGGCAAAACAGATCCCCAATCTGACCATTGTTAATGAATATTCCAACGCTATTGAAGCTTACAACCACCTGCAGACCAATCATGTAGACCTGATATTCCTGGATATTGAAATGCCGGAAATGACAGGGATCGAACTTACAAAAAACCTTTCCGGGAAAGACGTTATTATCATTTTCACTTCTTCCAACAAAGAATATGCACTCGAAGCCTTCGAGCTGAATATCGCAGATTATATCCTCAAACCAGTGATGCCTGCGAGGTTTTTACAGGCGGTGAGCAAAGCACAGTCAATTTTTGAAAGCAAAAAAGAAGATGTGGAAGTCACCAAGGATGAGTTTCTTTTCGTCAGAGATTCCAATATCACGAGACGTTTGAAGCTCGACGATATTTTCTATGCAGAAGCAATGGGCGATTATGTAAAATTCTACACGCGGGAAAAAATGTTTGCCATTCACGGTAAGATGAAAACGGCTGAAGAACGCTTGCCGAAAGATGCTTTCATCAGAGTCCATCGCTCTTATATCGTTTCCGTCGGCAAGATTGACACTTTACAGGATGGCGGAATTATGATCAACGGAAAGTTCATTCCTGTTGCAGATGCTTACCGGAAGGCACTCAACGCGAGGATGAATGTTTTTTAA